One stretch of Manis pentadactyla isolate mManPen7 chromosome 10, mManPen7.hap1, whole genome shotgun sequence DNA includes these proteins:
- the LOC118914841 gene encoding olfactory receptor 8S1-like, protein MALGNHSAITEFILLGLSADPHVQALLFVLFLVIYFLTLIGNLLMLLVIRTNSHLHTPMYFFLSHLSFLDLCYSSATVPKLLENLLSQKKTISVGGCLAQVFFVFDTGGTEACLLTVMAYDRYVAICHPLLYGQVMTNQVCMRLVCSSWGLSFLDALINILPAMKLDFCKDQSIPHYSCELPSLFPLSCSDVSTSFTVLLCSSLLHALGTCLLIVFSYILIVSTILNNSSSSGRGKAFSTCSSHLTAVLLFYGSFFIRYLMPTSGSPLELITSVQYSVVTPLVNPLIYSLKNNEVKAAVRRTFRKYLKY, encoded by the coding sequence ATGGCCTTGGGGAACCACAGCGCCATCACTGAGTTCATCCTCCTTGGACTGTCTGCAGACCCCCACGTCCAGGCCCTGCTCTTTGTGCTGTTCCTAGTGATTTACTTCCTGACCCTGATTGGGAACCTGCTGATGTTGTTGGTCATCAGGACCAATTCTCACCTCCACacgcccatgtacttcttcctgagtcaCCTCTCTTTCCTGGATCTTTGCTACTCCTCAGCCACTGTGCCTAAGCTGCTAGAGAACCTCCTGTCTCAGAAGAAAACCATCTCTGTGGGGGGCTGTCTGGCTCAGGTCTTCTTTGTGTTTGACACTGGGGGCACTGAAGCCTGCCTGCTCACAgtaatggcctatgaccgctacgttgccatctgccaccctctgctcTATGGACAGGTCATGACCAACCAGGTCTGTATGAGGCTGGTGTGCAGCTCCTGGGGCCTGAGCTTTCTGGATGCACTCATCAACATCCTACCAGCTATGAAATTGGACTTCTGTAAGGATCAGTCCATCCCCCACTACAGCTGTGAgctgccctctctcttccctctgtcctgctCTGATGTCTCCACCAGTTTTACTGTTCTGCTCTGTTCCAGTCTCCTGCATGCACTTGGAACCTGTTTGCTGATTGTATTCTCCTACATCCTTATTGTCTCCACCATCCTCAATAACAGCTCCTCCTCGGGTAGAggcaaggccttctccacctgctcctctcacCTCACTGCTGTCCTCCTATTTTATGGTTCATTTTTCATTCGTTATCTCATGCCAACCTCAGGCTCACCCCTGGAGTTGATCACCTCTGTCCAGTACAGTGTGGTCACTCCCTTAGTGAATCCCCTCATCTACAGCTTGAAGAACAATGAAGTTAAAGCAGCTGTGAGAAGGACTTTTAGAAAATATCTCAAATATTAG